A stretch of the Xyrauchen texanus isolate HMW12.3.18 chromosome 20, RBS_HiC_50CHRs, whole genome shotgun sequence genome encodes the following:
- the LOC127661123 gene encoding oligodendrocyte transcription factor 3-like: MNSDSSSSRSSSPDMDEMYLRDHHHSQDGRLNSVSSTQSELLQKMTSEHLSRMPSGSKYKLKKQVTEQEVQQLRLKINGRERKRMHDLNLAMDGLREVMPYAHGPSVRKLSKIATLLLARNYILMLSSSLDEMKRLVGEIYGGHHSAFHCGTVGHSGAHSAGAAHQVHPLLGSALSSSSATFPGLTSIRAPHSLMKSTPTPPLQLGATFQHWAGLPCPCTICQVPPPPHIPITSTGLTRLSVENKEVMK; this comes from the coding sequence ATGAATTCGGACTCCAGCTCGAGCAGATCTTCATCTCCAGACATGGATGAGATGTACCTCCGCGATCACCACCACTCTCAAGACGGACGCCTCAATTCGGTGTCCTCCACGCAGAGCGAGCTGCTCCAGAAGATGACGAGCGAGCACCTGTCCAGAATGCCCTCCGGCAGCAAGTACAAGCTCAAGAAGCAAGTCACCGAGCAAGAGGTCCAGCAGCTGCGCTTGAAGATCAACGGCCGAGAGCGCAAGCGGATGCACGACTTGAACCTGGCGATGGACGGGCTCCGGGAGGTCATGCCGTACGCGCACGGCCCATCCGTGAGGAAGCTGTCCAAAATCGCCACTCTTCTCCTGGCCAGAAATTACATCCTGATGCTGTCGAGCTCCTTGGACGAGATGAAGCGGCTGGTGGGGGAGATTTACGGCGGTCACCACTCGGCGTTTCACTGCGGGACGGTGGGCCACAGCGGTGCGCACTCGGCGGGCGCGGCGCACCAGGTGCACCCTCTCCTCGGGAGCGCGCTGTCATCCTCCTCCGCCACGTTTCCCGGACTTACTTCCATCAGGGCCCCGCATTCTTTGATGAAAAGCACCCCTACACCTCCCCTTCAGCTCGGTGCCACTTTTCAGCACTGGGCCGGCTTGCCTTGCCCGTGCACAATTTGCCAGGTGCCTCCTCCTCCCCACATCCCCATCACTTCAACAGGACTGACCAGGCTTTCGGTAGAAAACAAGGAAGTGATGAAGTGA